Proteins from a single region of Chryseomicrobium sp. FSL W7-1435:
- the icd gene encoding NADP-dependent isocitrate dehydrogenase — MTNGKITVENGVLNVPNEPIIPFIEGDGTGPDIWNAAVRVLDASVEKAYNGEKKIQWKEVLAGEKAFNQTGEWLPQETLDTINEYLLAIKGPLTTPIGGGIRSLNVALRQELDLYACVRPVRYFDGVPSPVRRPEDTNMVIFRENTEDIYAGIEYAKGSDEVKKLIDFLQSEMGVKNIRFPETSGIGIKPVSEEGTKRLVRASLEYAIKENRESLTLVHKGNIMKFTEGAFKNWGYEVAEQEFGDKVFTWNQYDKIKEGQGTEAADKAQSDALASGKILVKDSIADIFLQQILTRPKEFDVVATMNLNGDYISDALAAQVGGIGIAPGANINYITGHAIFEATHGTAPKYAGLDKVNPSSVILSGVLMLEHLGWTEAAKLIMDSMEKSIAAKVVTYDFARLMDGATEVKCSEFADELIKNM, encoded by the coding sequence ATGACAAACGGTAAAATTACAGTAGAAAACGGTGTACTTAACGTACCCAATGAACCAATCATTCCATTCATCGAAGGCGACGGCACTGGCCCAGATATCTGGAACGCAGCAGTACGCGTTTTAGACGCTTCTGTTGAAAAAGCTTACAACGGCGAAAAGAAGATTCAGTGGAAAGAAGTACTTGCTGGTGAAAAAGCATTCAACCAAACGGGTGAGTGGTTGCCACAAGAAACTTTAGACACAATCAATGAGTACCTTCTTGCTATTAAAGGACCTCTTACAACACCAATCGGTGGAGGAATTCGCTCATTAAACGTTGCACTACGTCAAGAACTTGACCTATATGCTTGTGTACGTCCAGTACGCTACTTCGACGGTGTTCCTTCACCAGTTCGTCGTCCAGAAGATACAAACATGGTCATCTTCCGTGAAAACACAGAAGATATCTATGCAGGTATTGAGTATGCTAAAGGTTCAGACGAAGTGAAAAAATTAATCGACTTCTTACAAAGCGAAATGGGCGTTAAAAACATCCGTTTCCCTGAAACTTCTGGAATCGGGATCAAACCAGTTTCTGAAGAAGGTACAAAGCGTTTAGTACGTGCTTCTCTTGAGTATGCAATCAAAGAAAACCGCGAATCATTAACTCTTGTTCACAAAGGTAACATCATGAAGTTCACTGAAGGAGCTTTCAAGAACTGGGGCTATGAAGTGGCTGAGCAAGAATTCGGCGATAAAGTATTCACTTGGAATCAGTATGACAAAATTAAAGAAGGTCAAGGCACAGAAGCTGCTGACAAAGCACAAAGCGATGCACTTGCTTCTGGAAAAATCCTTGTAAAAGATTCAATTGCTGATATCTTCTTACAACAAATCTTAACGCGTCCTAAAGAGTTCGATGTTGTTGCAACAATGAACCTTAACGGAGATTACATTTCTGACGCATTAGCTGCACAAGTTGGTGGTATCGGGATCGCACCTGGTGCTAACATCAACTACATCACAGGTCACGCTATTTTCGAAGCGACTCACGGGACGGCTCCAAAATATGCAGGTCTTGATAAAGTAAACCCTTCATCTGTTATTCTTTCAGGCGTTTTAATGCTTGAGCACTTAGGATGGACAGAAGCTGCTAAATTGATCATGGATTCTATGGAAAAATCAATTGCTGCTAAAGTGGTAACTTATGATTTTGCTCGTTTAATGGATGGCGCTACAG